gaaactgaaagcacaaaccactgcttaaccagggcaaggtgaccggaaacatgaccgaatacaaacagtgtaactattccctccgcaagtaGTCAcaaaaacctgaaggatctggagaaggtctgtatggaggagtgggccaaaatccctgctgcagtgtgtgcaaacctggtcaagaactacaggaaacgtatttattttatttttctattttacctttatttaaccaggcaagtcagttaagaacacattcttattttcaatgacggcctgggaacagtgggttaactgcctgttcaggggcagaacgacatatttgtaccttgtcagctcaggggtttgacctcacaaccttccggttactagtccaacgctctaaccactaggctaccctgccgtatgatctctgtaattgcaaacaaaggtttctgtaccaaatattaagttctgcttttctggtgtatcaaatacttatattatgcaataaaatgctaattaattacttaaaaatcatacaatgtgattttctggatttttgttttagattctgtctctcacagttgaattgtacctatgataaaaattacagacctctacatgctttgtaagttggaaaacctgcaaaattgtcagtgtatcaaatacttgttctccccattgtAGTTGCTTAAATAAAGTATAATATGCCACTGTAGGCCTACTGGTCTACTTGCTTTAGCCTGTAAGTAAGTATAAAGGTTCTCTATTGATTGTTATCACGTTGTTCTACAGATAAATAACTCATCTCCGCTATCCTCACAACATTGTAAATGTTACTCTTCACTACTTGCCTAACAACGAACAGCTCGTCATGCATAGACAATCACGCACAATCATGCCAAGTTGTATGCTGTTGcagaatgttttttgtttttgaaagggctaaataaaaaattataatataATTTGTGCAACTTTAAATAACTATTTTTTAAGATCATTTGATTAAAAATAAATTACGATTTAGTTAAAAATGTTAAATGGGCATGAAATTCTGATATTTCATTAAGACAAGTAAAATCATGAACGGATTACATAAATCGGAAACAAAAAATGTATCCTACACCTTGACTTTTCCATTCATAAAATGTGTAGGATAGGCTATTGCCATATTAGGGTTTCCACGGTAAACTATGCAATACTTTATTTCAGTTGTAAGGAATGATTGTCAAATAGATAAATCGCACTTAGTCTGCTAAAATCGCAGGATTCCATTTCTCATGATAACTACTAGAGAGCCACATAGTCTTGAAAAAAAATGTGGCGTCCCCCATGTACTTACCACAAACGCCTCATTTGTAAAGGTCGGCGTATTGTACattgctctctgtttctctttttaTGTAATGGCATTAGCACAGTGTACATGATCCCAATTCTAAGACAGTGACAGTTTGAAAAAACTAAAAACTAGATTGTGATGATTTATAGGGACATTGAACCATGTTGCGCGCCGTAGTTTAAAAAGTCTGTGGATTGTGCTCAAATGAAAAAGTAATACCTTAATTCCTCCATCTTTATGCACCTTTTCCATTGAGATCTGCTGTGGGTGACTTCATCCCATATTGATGGTCCAATgcaactgtttttttttaaatctctcaAACACCTAGCTTGCCTGCTCCCtagcaagctgctctatccacactgattggtgaagtCATTTAATGAGCTAAATGGAAAAAACTGTTGATTTCACAGGTTGAAAAAGGAACCGGAAGGAACAATATAAACCTGTACTTTTTTGGTAGTTCGAACTGGTTCcgaactttattttgctggtaGGAACAGTAAAACGTAACAAAAAAAATGGTGTTTCTGTTCAGAACAAAACGATTGGAAAATTATTTTaggaactctctttgttatttgtCTACTGCCTTTACTGACTGGGGATGGTTGGACTCTGCTGCTGTTAAAACTGTGGAGTTATTTTATGCAACAGTTACTGTCCTTGTCTTTGCGCTTGTCTAATATCTAATCTTTCTTGTCTCAGAATTATTACAAAATATGATCTCTTTGACCGACTGTCACCATGCAGCATACCAGCAATAATTGTTCCAAAAAGTCAGTTATTTGCCAATCTTAATCCCCTCCCACaatccccaacacacacacacacacacacacacacacacacacacacacacacacacacacactaaccccttCACTCACATTAAAATATAACCAATCAAGACGTTGGGACATCTGTATATACAAAAGAACACtaagtgtgtgcctgtgtgtatgatGATGGTGTATGATGGTGTTGACTCTCCAGTGGACAAGGGATTAATGCCACACAGCAAGGACTCTCCTTTTCCCTCAGCGGTCCATGGAAAGAGTAGTTAAGACCTCGAGCGGTTTAACTGAGCAGGTTATAATCCAGAAAGAGTCTATTTCCTCAGAAAAGCCATAGAAATTCCTGAGCAGATTAACTAACAATGCGTAGCAAAAGCACTGTTTCTTTCCTGGTTAGATTTTTTGGCTGTTGTTAAAGGGAACTTTTTAAATATAATGTAACATATTGAAGTGAATGGTCTGAATGGACTCCATGGAATCTTGGTCTCTCTCTGAAAAAAAACTCTTGCTGTGAAGGCTGTGTTTGTTCACAGTAGGATGCTTGCTAAAATCTGGACTTTTCTTCAACAAAGGCAAGGCTGGTGCATAACGGAATCTATATAACAGCTTTTGTGTCTCAAGTGaagtatttgatttattttgaagTCAAACCTTTTAGATGTACTTTGTCCATATGTTCTATAATGGGAACGAACAGGTATGTTACCATCTCTACTTCCACTGGATATTCTTTTCTGAGGTATTATTTTTGCACATAATCTGATTATAAAAGAATAAGAGTAAACATCACATCACAATGAAAATGATTGCAAGTATTGATATACTTCTTCCCATTAAATGTGCTTCTGTGCTTATTTCACAGGTACAAGTCTCATCAAGTGGAGAACAACATTTTTTAAACGTGTTTTTTTAACTTGAGTGTTTTTACTCGCTGGCATTTTTAGACGTGCTACAAAAGACGTTGGCAAGTGGAGAATCACATTCCTTGCTTCAGCAACTTCTCTTCTCAAGCAAACACACTTCTAGTTGTGTCTCACAGCCATGGCCTTTGGAGACCTTCTAGAACAGGTGGGCAGCACGGGCCGCTTTCAGGTCCTGCATGTCACCTTGCTCTGTATGCCCATCCTTATGATGGCCAGTCATAATCTGTTGCAGAACTTTGTGGCCTCAGTACCCCCCCACCACTGCAGTGTGCACAGGAACCTGTCCCTGTCCAGTCTGAGCCCGGAGCAGGTTCTGCTGCTCACCGTGCCCCAGGACATTAAGAACAGCAGGCCGGCGAGATGCCTGCGCTATGCTGCGCCCCAGTGGCAGCTCCTGTCAGAGAATGGGACCTACAGTCCAAGGTGAAGCGAGACAGTAGTAATGATACTGAAGACTTTCTAGATGCTGAGCTGCAAGGCTGTAAAGATGGATGGGAGTACAGCATGACAGAGATGAGTTCCACAATTATCTCTGAGGTAACAATCATGGATACGGTTTACGTAGTAGTTTTACATGCGTCCAAACAAACATTTGAAAGAGATCAACGGCAAAAATAATTGTGGACGTGTTTAAGGATATGTTTCAAACTGTCAGTTATATGTATTTTTGTCTTTTTCTCTTGTCAGTGGGACTTGGTCTGCGATCTTCGCTCGTTGAAGCAGATGGGACAAACCATTTATATGGGAGGGGTGCTTGTGGGAGCTGTAATCTTTGGGGGACTGTCGGACAGGTACCACTTTGCTTTTCTTATTAAATAGATCCTCAGATCTCGATTGTCAGATCatttctgtttttctgtttcaATACTAAGGCCTGGTTTCTCTCGTTGATATTTTTGTTGGCTTATCTCAGACAAGGCCTCTTCTGCAAATACAGGTCTCGAAAATAGTGGACGTATGCAGCTGCATCAGTTATTCAGATACTACACATGGTATTGTACTCTTCAGGGATTAATGCCAGAGGTCTCCTCtgtacccactctctctctctctacgttctGTCTCAGATTTGGACGGCGTTTCCTGCTGCTAATCTCCAACCTGTTGATGGCAGTGGGAGGGACGTGTGCTGCCTTCTCCACCTCATTCTCCGTCTTCTGCCTCTTCCGCTTCATCACTGGCATGGCCCTTTCTGGCCTGGGGCTCAACTCCTTCTCTCTCAGTACGTTACAGGAAGGGCTGGGTAGGCAGTGGGCACTGCAGGCTAAGGTGGGAAATGCTCAAGAAGAGAGAGGCCCACCCACCATGTAATTACTCTTtccgtctctctgtttctctctcctctagttGTGGAGTGGATTCCCACAAGAGTGAGGACAGTGGTGGGTACAGGGACAGGCTACTGTTACACAATGGGTCAGCTGATCCTGGCAGTAGTAGCCTACTTCATTCGGGACTGGCGCTGGCTAACGCTGGCTGTCTCCGTACCTTTCTACATCACCTTCCTCTACTCATGGTGAGACCCAAAGGATTGGAGCAGCCATGACACTTTACCTAGTAAGGCTATTTGATTATAACATGTTGTCTACCACATATGACTTGTGCAGGTGGTTCCTGGAGTCTGCAAGATGGCTCGTCCTGAACAGAAAGTCTGAGCAAGCAGTCAAAAATCTCAAAATAGTGGCCCGAATCAATGGACGCCGTGAAGAGGGTGAAAGAATCAATCTTGAAGTAAGGaactgtgtgttaatgtgtgtgtgtgtg
This region of Oncorhynchus masou masou isolate Uvic2021 chromosome 8, UVic_Omas_1.1, whole genome shotgun sequence genomic DNA includes:
- the slc22a6l gene encoding LOW QUALITY PROTEIN: solute carrier family 22 member 6 (The sequence of the model RefSeq protein was modified relative to this genomic sequence to represent the inferred CDS: deleted 2 bases in 1 codon), translating into MAFGDLLEQVGSTGRFQVLHVTLLCMPILMMASHNLLQNFVASVPPHHCSVHRNLSLSSLSPEQVLLLTVPQDIKNSRPARCLRYAAPQWQLLSENGTYSKVKRDSSNDTEDFLDAELQGCKDGWEYSMTEMSSTIISEWDLVCDLRSLKQMGQTIYMGGVLVGAVIFGGLSDRFGRRFLLLISNLLMAVGGTCAAFSTSFSVFCLFRFITGMALSGLGLNSFSLIVEWIPTRVRTVVGTGTGYCYTMGQLILAVVAYFIRDWRWLTLAVSVPFYITFLYSWWFLESARWLVLNRKSEQAVKNLKIVARINGRREEGERINLEMLQDSMKKEMSCSQGSYSVVDLLRTPTMRNITICLSAVWFSTSFAYYGLSMDLQKFGVDIYLIQVIFGAVDIPAKVVVTVSMSIFGRRPSQCAALILSGVTILINILVPYEKQTVRTTLAVLGKGCLAASFNCCYLYSGELYPTIIRQNGMGWVSMMARVGAMVAPMVLLLGEAVPWLPGFIYGVAPILSGVVAIYLPETLGAPLPDTIQDVDERSCKKTILNASPKKDELDMVDTHNTLFKEAA